In a single window of the Drosophila miranda strain MSH22 chromosome XL, D.miranda_PacBio2.1, whole genome shotgun sequence genome:
- the LOC108164933 gene encoding putative transporter svop-1 isoform X2, with protein sequence MDNPAYVIDCEREFAIGGGGGLEKPEKQAEKPKPHSFEEAITMTGVGRFHYKLLLICGLCFMSVMVEIMGVSLIMNQMKCDLQPTLNQQGILASAGFLGVVLSSHGMGFLADTWGRVTTLRYALFLAAVCSIVSGFSVNIWMLIVFRFLTGFFISGGQACVFSLCGEFHGSGSRVRHVTLLSGFLCLSMIFAPAMAIGILPVRIETIVLGMRFSSWRVLLIANVSISLLALVGLSTLPETPKYMLVQGQGEAALETLKIMFTQNTRKPCSEYPVREIALESGGASLSDVHGLGDAVRLVWRQTVPLFYRSRVVHTLNICTIQFLIYGMAQGIFMWFPTILDELGSRGGQATLLCQVLEEFDAQDTQEGGDAAQACAVEVDTNTYQVMIIIGASFTGIYLVFAYIIDYTGKKNLLMGWMALTMICLVGLHYVEQFALVVIGLTVVMAIGNCGGLVSTIAMEFYPTNINAMGMCFIMMVGRLGAVVGSNVLGRLLFSSCDTVFWALLGLVIFLCSLGYFLPEKPRPKRVTTPTPSATATAIVTATTTPILAISSK encoded by the exons ATGGATAATCCTGCTTATGTGATCGATTGCGAGCGCGAGTTCG CCattggaggtggaggtggccTGGAGAAGCCCGAGAAGCAGGCAGAGAAGCCCAAGCCACACAGCTTCGAGGAGGCTATCACGATGACGGGAGTCGGGCGCTTCCACTACAAGCTGCTGCTCATCTGCGGCCTCTGCTTCATGTCCGTGATGGTGGAGATCATGGGCGTCAGTCTGATCATGAACCAGATGAAGTGCGACCTCCAGCCTACGCTCAACCAACAGGGAATCTTGGCCTCGGCGGGATTTCTGGGCGTGGTGCTTAGCTCACATGGCATGGGCTTCCTCGCGGACACCTGGGGCAGGGTGACCACACTCCGGTATGCCCTCTTTCTCGCCGCCGTTTGCTCGATTGTGTCGGGCTTCTCAGTGAACATTTGGATGCTGATCGTCTTCCGATTCCTCACGGGCTTCTTCATCTCCGGAGGTCAGGCCTGTGTCTTCAGCCTATGCGGGGAGTTCCATGGCAGCGGTTCGAGGGTGCGGCATGTGACCCTGCTCTCGGGCTTTCTCTGTTTATCCATGATCTTTGCACCAG CCATGGCCATCGGCATTCTCCCTGTTCGTATCGAAACCATTGTCCTGGGCATGCGCTTCTCCTCGTGGCGCGTGCTGCTCATCGCCAACGTTTCCATCTCGCTGCTTGCCCTCGTGGGCCTCTCCACCTTGCCTGAGACGCCCAAGTACATGCTGGTTCAGGGCCAGGGCGAGGCAGCCTTGGAAACCCTGAAAATCATGTTCACCCAGAACACACGCAAGCCCTGCTCCGAGTACCCTGTCCGGGAGATTGCACTGGAGAGCGGCGGGGCCAGTCTGTCGGATGTCCACGGACTGGGCGACGCCGTGCGACTCGTGTGGCGCCAGACAGTGCCGCTCTTCTATCGTTCCAGGGTGGTGCACACACTGAACATCTGCACGATCCAGTTCCTCATCTACGGCATGGCGCAGGGCATCTTCATGTGGTTCCCCACTATTCTTGATGAGCTGGGATCGCGGGGCGGACAGGCAACGCTGCTCTGCCAAGTGCTGGAGGAGTTCGATGCGCAGGATACGCAGGAAGGCGGGGATGCTGCACAGGCCTGTGCCGTGGAGGTCGACACAAATACATACCAGGTGATGATCATCATTGGGGCCTCGTTCACAGGGATCTATCTGGTATTCGCCTACATCATCGATTATACGGGGAAGAAGAACCTATTAA TGGGGTGGATGGCTCTGACGATGATCTGCCTGGTGGGCCTGCACTATGTGGAGCAGTTCGCTCTTGTGGTAATCGGCCTGACCGTGGTCATGGCCATCGGGAACTGCGGCGGTCTGGTGAGCACCATCGCCATGGAGTTCTATCCCACGAACATCAACGCCATGGGCATGTGCTTTATCATGATGGTGGGTCGCCTCGGGGCGGTGGTTGGCAGCAATGTGTTGGGTCGTCTGCTCTTCTCCAGCTGCGACACCGTGTTCTGGGCTCTGCTCGGCCTAGTCATCTTCCTCTGCAGCCTGGGCTACTTCCTGCCCGAGAAGCCGCGTCCCAAGAGAGTGACGACGCCGACGCCCtcagcaacggcaacggccatAGTGACGGCCACAACGACACCGATCTTGGCAATTAGCTCTAAGTAG
- the LOC108151975 gene encoding uncharacterized protein LOC108151975, whose protein sequence is MSDQNELQPDYDPEYEELLKYFKSNNLISDSPSVTVRPGRVKITADGVVIVDHVTDMRRRHLKAELTLPDLKERASYSSHKWLYELSLKLAEDPPSP, encoded by the exons ATGTCCGACCAGAATGAACT ACAACCTGATTACGATCCAGAATACGAGGAGCTCCTCAAGTACTTTAAGAGCAATAACCTCATTTCCGATTC ACCCTCCGTTACGGTCCGTCCCGGTAGGGTCAAGATCACAGCCGACGGTGTGGTGATCGTTGACCACGTTACTGACATGCGACGTCGCCACCTCAAGGCCGAGCTCACTCTGCCCGACCTGAAGGAGCGCGCTTCTTATTCGTCTCACAAGTGGCTGTACGAACTGTCCTTGAAGCTGGCCGAGGATCCGCCCAGCCCGTAA
- the LOC108165094 gene encoding uncharacterized protein LOC108165094 isoform X2: MVALVLADDVEVVKAIAGGPDDDLALALSEHENELDQMAQESEQEQQQQQQQAQQQIQMQVQQQQQQHQQQQQQQPPPQSVLVPKVQVHYQHNMPPSPPQLGLTLRSNHQNIPLSFGQPFGPPPPPGAQFYKGPPPPPQRQSQQQQQQQQQQQQQQQMPQQVQVQQVQVPDLSVGASSNNEIWASPVQDMPKIVSLDVKCEKNGMKVFVQFDKPFNGIVFSKGHYSNMNCVHLPSGLGRTSASFDIGLHECGTAGNTDNYSQGYGHDQSVSGAGTGAGTYFENIIVIQYDPQVQEVWDQARKLRCTWHDQYEKSVTFRPFPVDMLDVVRADFAGDNVGCWMQIQVGKGPWASEVSGLVKIGQTMTMVLAIKDDDSKFDMLVRNCVAHDGKRAPIQLVDQRGCVTRPKLMSRFTKIKNFGASASVLSYAHFQAFKFPDSMEVHFQCTIQICRYHCPEQCSSETNLQDVHHLQVGPESQYGPPPPQLHVDAYHVASAIGKRRDERRVQRRARAVAEPQVGLNRIIKVVSSGDLTFAIDEQGGNATNASGSGSTAQTMVFPVREEGLICMTTPGFAITLIVLLGILVTSCLTSAILYVRLRPFSSFTAKERAVAFTNPQLAAAAVAGALPVLQLASPADVQGTLSKKRALS, encoded by the exons ATG GTTGCTCTGGTCTTGGCGGACGACGTTGAGGTGGTGAAGGCCATTGCTGGCGGACCCGACGACGACCTGGCCCTCGCCCTATCCGAGCACGAGAACGAGCTCGACCAGATGGCCCAGGAGtcggagcaggagcagcagcagcagcagcagcaggctcAGCAGCAGATCCAAATGCAggtccagcagcagcagcagcagcaccaacagcagcagcagcagcagccacctcCACAGTCGGTGCTGGTGCCCAAGGTGCAGGTGCACTACCAGCACAACATGCCCCCGTCCCCGCCCCAGTTGGGTCTCACACTGCGCA GCAACCACCAGAACATTCCTCTAAGTTTTGGCCAACCCTTTGGACCTCCGCCGCCGCCTGGAGCCCAGTTCTACAAGGGACCACCCCCACCGCCCCAGCGCCAgtcccaacagcagcagcagcagcaacagcaacagcaacagcaacagcagatgCCCCAGCAGGTACAGGTGCAGCAGGTGCAGGTGCCCGACCTGAGTGTGGGTGCCTCCAGCAACAACGAAATCTGGGCCTCGCCCGTGCAGGATATGCCCAAGATCGTGTCGCTGGACGTGAAGTGCGAGAAGAACGGCATGAAGGTGTTTGTCCAGTTCGACAAGCCCTTCAACGGGATCGTGTTCTCCAAGGGCCACTACAGCAATATGAACTGCGTGCATCTGCCGTCCGGATTGGGCCGGACCTCTGCCAGCTTTGACATCGGGCTGCATGAGTGCGGCACCGCCGGGAACACGGACAACTACAGCCAGGGCTACGGACACGACCAGAGTGTTTCTGGGGCGGGGACGGGGGCCGGCACTTACTTCGAGAATATCATTGTAATCCAGTACGATCCGCAAGTGCAGGAGGTGTGGGACCAGGCCCGGAAGCTGCGCTGCACGTGGCACGATCAGTACGAGAAGAGCGTCACTTTCCGGCCCTTCCCCGTCGACATGCTGGACGTGGTCCGAGCGGACTTTGCGGGCGACAACGTCGGCTGCTGGATGCAGATCCAGGTGGGCAAGGGCCCCTGGGCCTCCGAGGTGTCCGGGCTGGTAAAGATAGGGCAGACCATGACCATGGTGCTGGCTATCAAGGACGATGACTCCAAGTTTGACATGCTGGTGCGCAACTGTGTCGCCCACGACGGCAAGAGGGCTCCCATCCAGCTGGTAGATCAACGGGGCTGCGTGACCAGGCCCAAGCTCATGTCCCGCTTCACCAAGATCAAGAACTTCGGGGCCTCTGCCTCGGTGCTGTCTTACGCCCACTTCCAGGCCTTCAAGTTCCCCGACTCCATGGAGGTGCACTTCCAGTGCACAATTCAGATCTGCCGCTACCACTGCCCCGAGCAGTGCTCCTCCGAGACGAACCTCCAGGATGTCCATCACCTACAGGTGGGCCCGGAGTCCCAGTATGGACCACCACCCCCGCAGCTGCATGTGGATGCCTACCACGTGGCGAGTGCCATTGGCAAGAGGCGCGATGAGCGCAGGGTTCAGCGTCGGGCCCGAGCCGTGGCCGAGCCCCAGGTGGGTCTGAACCGCATCATCAAGGTGGTTTCCTCCGGGGATCTGACCTTTGCCATTGACGAACAGGGCGGCAACGCCACCAACGCTTCCGGATCTGGTTCGACTGCGCAGACAATGGTATTCCCCGTGCGAGAGGAGGGCCTGATCTGCATGACCACGCCGGGCTTCGCCATCACGCTGATCGTGCTGCTAGGCATCCTGGTCACCTCCTGTCTCACGTCTGCCATCCTGTACGTCCGCCTGCGCCCCTTCTCCTCATTTACCGCCAAGGAGCGGGCCGTTGCCTTCACGAATCCCCAACTGGCTGCGGCCGCCGTAGCCGGCGCGCTGCCCGTCCTCCAGCTGGCGTCGCCGGCGGATGTTCAAGGCACTCTCTCCAAGAAGCGGGCGCTGTCATGA
- the LOC108165129 gene encoding farnesol dehydrogenase, with the protein MDRWQNRVAVVTGASSGIGAACCRDLVAKGMVVVGLARREERLKELKAALPSEQAARFHGRKCDVSQEQDVVDTFAWIDATLGGADVLVNNAGILRQAADIVKEGNGPDLRAILDTNVLGVAWCTREAFRSQQRRNVLDGHVVIINSVLGHRTPVTSFSLGMYAPSKHAVTALTEVLRQEFLNKKTQTKITSVSPGAVDTEILDKRVLELMPGLPMLRSEDIADAVSYCIQTPPNVQIHEMIIKPIGESV; encoded by the exons ATGGATCGCTGGCAAAATCGCGTTGCTGTCGTCACCGGAGCCAGCTCGGGGATTGGAGCCGCATGCTGCAGGGATCTGGTGGCCAAGGGCATGGTCGTGGTGGGTCTGGCTCGCCGTGAGGAGCGGCTGAAGGAACTGAAGGCAGCGCTGCCGTCCGAGCAGGCCGCCCGCTTCCATGGCCGCAAGTGTGACGTCAGCCAGGAACAGGACGTTGTCGACACCTTCGCCTGGATCGATGCCACGTTGGGTGGAGCCGACGTTCTCGTGAACAATGCCGGCATCTTGAGGCAGGCGGCGGATATCGTTAAGGAGGGCAACGGCCCCGATCTGAGGGCCATCCTCGACACCAATGTGCTGGGCGTGGCCTGGTGCACGCGCGAGGCCTTCCGCTCTCAGCAGCGGCGCAATGTCCTCGACGGACACGTGGTGATCATCAACAGCGTGCTCGGGCACCGTACACCGGTCACGAGCTTCAGCCTGGGCATGTATGCCCCCTCCAAGCATGCCGTGACTGCCCTGACCGAGGTGCTGCGCCAGGAGTTCCTCAACAAGAAGACCCAGACCAAGATCACA AGCGTGAGTCCCGGCGCCGTCGATACGGAGATTCTCGACAAGAGGGTCCTCGAACTAATGCCCGGTCTGCCCATGCTGCGCTCAGAGGACATTGCCGATGCCGTCTCCTACTGCATTCAGACACCACCCAATGTCCAGATCCACGAGATGATCATCAAGCCCATTGGAGAGTCCGTATAA
- the LOC108165128 gene encoding uncharacterized protein LOC108165128 codes for MWSPQKGPTRLWDLRLSSCIFILHLMFSLVIAGNELWPMDRPDGMPNIVSLEVMCGKDHMDVHLTFSHPFEGIVSSKGQHSDPRCVYVPPSTGKTFFSFRISYSRCGTKPDLNGQFYENTVVVQYDKDLLEVWDEAKRLRCEWFNDYEKTASKPPMVIADLDVIQLDFRGDNVDCWMEIQHGKGPWAPPVSGIVPLGSTLTLVVAINDYRGEFDMRVKSCLASDGSGHVINLSDEFGCVLRPKMISRFLKARAPDERATVITYAFFHAFKFPDALSVHIKCKVEICRHGCLDHCQNSGVAGAGGEGGLGLGLGLGHGVTNANERKDVHMGDAMGSSSTNDLLRDLSLPPPQHGMGMGMGMGMGMGLGMGPGVDHDIFYEDIIHDQKQTIGGQGVGGVGMGAGGDYGGAHEKSANLQPRPVHEDQEEADLSDLFGDDDLADLADMDGGDGERYLGLKKSGKFPHGPRQLEAQKRMGVPMAGPRSLEPRSDDEDVPRPVYRPQAEPLKQSREDHIDLDVEEPDEKAAAPSADADSSSSTSTSSTTEAPENPRRRRRRSLVISDRKVRSADVGVSGLYDVISEADLAFSPDSKQEAVTVFQGKISEEVVYGICMPVPGFSILFIVVISATIVSALVAGSLLYRYQLQKEALDKQTPMPVPGTLASWMTLRLFRLRHMQQQQQQQQEQVRQQSPVVGHETVQ; via the exons ATGTGGAGCCCACAAAAAGGTCCTACACGGCTGTGGGACCTTAGACTTAGTAGctgtatatttattttacaCTTAATG TTTAGTTTAGTCATAGCTGGTAATGAACTGTGGCCTATGGACCGGCCCGACGGAATGCCCAACATTGTCTCCCTGGAGGTGATGTGCGGCAAGGATCACATGGATGTTCATCTAACATTCTCGCATCCGTTTGAGGGAATTGTTAGCTCCAAAG GACAACATAGCGATCCGCGTTGCGTGTATGTGCCGCCCTCAACGGGCAAGACATTCTTCTCGTTCCGCATCTCGTATTCACGATGCGGCACCAAACCGGATCTCAACGGACAGTTCTACGAGAACACG GTAGTCGTGCAATACGACAAGGATCTGCTGGAGGTCTGGGACGAGGCGAAGCGGCTGCGTTGCGAGTGGTTCAACGACTACGAGAAGACCGCCTCCAAGCCCCCGATGGTGATTGCTGATCTGGATGTGATCCAGCTCGATTTCCGCG GTGATAATGTCGACTGCTGGATGGAGATTCAGCATGGCAAGGGACCCTGGGCGCCGCCAGTGAGCGGCATTGTGCCCCTGGGATCGACGCTGACCCTCGTCGTGGCCATCAACGACTACCGCG GCGAGTTCGATATGCGCGTTAAGTCTTGCTTGGCCTCGGACGGCTCTGGCCATGTGATCAACCTTTCGGATGAGTTCGGCTGCGTGCTGCGGCCAAAGATGATCTCACGCTTCCTGAAGGCCCGCGCCCCCGACGAGAGGGCCACCGTCATCACGTACGCGTTCTTTCACGCCTTTAAGTTCCCGGACGCGCTGAGCGTGCACATCAAGTGCAAGGTGGAGATCTGTCGCCACGGCTGCCTCGACCACTGCCAGAACTCGGGCGTGGCGGGAGCTGGCGGTGAGGGCGGTCTCGGTCTCGGCCTCGGTCTGGGCCACGGAGTGACTAACGCCAACGAGCGCAAGGATGTTCACATGGGGGATGCgatgggcagcagcagcaccaacgaTTTGCTCCGGGATCTGTCCCTGCCTCCGCCCCAGCACGGCATGggcatgggaatgggaatgggcatgggcatgggcctGGGTATGGGTCCGGGTGTGGACCATGACATCTTCTATGAGGACATAATACACGACCAAAAGCAGACGATTGGCGGACAAGGAGTGGGCGGAGTGGGAATGGGAGCTGGAGGGGATTATGGAGGCGCTCACGAGAAGAGTGCGAATCTGCAGCCGCGACCCGTGCACGAGGATCAGGAGGAAGCCGACCTGTCCGACCTGTTCGGCGACGACGATCTCGCTGATCTGGCCGACATGGATGGGGGTGATGGTGAGCGGTATCTGGGCCTTAAGAAGAGCGGCAAGTTCCCCCACGGACCACGGCAGCTAGAGGCACAGAAGCGCATGGGCGTGCCCATGGCCGGGCCCCGTTCTCTGGAGCCCAGAAGCGATGATGAGGATGTGCCACGTCCCGTCTACCGGCCCCAGGCGGAGCCCCTGAAACAATCGCGAGAGGACCATATCGACTTGGATGTGGAGGAGCCCGATGAGAAGGCCGCAGCCCCTAGCGCTGATGCCGACTCATCctcatccacatccacatcctccACCACAGAGGCGCCGGAGAATCCccgccgtcgtcgtcgccgcTCCCTGGTCATCTCAGATCGCAAAGTGCGCAGTGCCGACGTGGGAGTCAGTGGCCTCTACGATGTCATCTCCGAGGCAGACCTGGCCTTCTCGCCGGACTCGAAGCAGGAGGCAGTGACCGTGTTCCAGGGCAAGATCAGCGAGGAGGTCGTCTATGGCATCTGCATGCCCGTGCCTGGGTTCAGCATTCTGTTCATCGTGGTCATCTCGGCCACCATTGTCTCGGCCCTGGTCGCCGGCTCGCTGCTCTACCGCTACCAGCTGCAGAAGGAGGCGCTGGACAAGCAGACGCCCATGCCGGTGCCCGGCACCCTGGCCTCCTGGATGACATTGCGCCTCTTCCGCCTGCGCCAcatgcagcaacagcagcaacagcagcaggagcaagTGCGGCAGCAGAGCCCCGTCGTGGGGCATGAAACGGTTCAGTGA
- the LOC108165094 gene encoding uncharacterized protein LOC108165094 isoform X1, with product MQHTNPKEQQLQLRHKQQRCRQHPRQGGKEIGAKKIWLPLIIFLSLQVALVLADDVEVVKAIAGGPDDDLALALSEHENELDQMAQESEQEQQQQQQQAQQQIQMQVQQQQQQHQQQQQQQPPPQSVLVPKVQVHYQHNMPPSPPQLGLTLRSNHQNIPLSFGQPFGPPPPPGAQFYKGPPPPPQRQSQQQQQQQQQQQQQQQMPQQVQVQQVQVPDLSVGASSNNEIWASPVQDMPKIVSLDVKCEKNGMKVFVQFDKPFNGIVFSKGHYSNMNCVHLPSGLGRTSASFDIGLHECGTAGNTDNYSQGYGHDQSVSGAGTGAGTYFENIIVIQYDPQVQEVWDQARKLRCTWHDQYEKSVTFRPFPVDMLDVVRADFAGDNVGCWMQIQVGKGPWASEVSGLVKIGQTMTMVLAIKDDDSKFDMLVRNCVAHDGKRAPIQLVDQRGCVTRPKLMSRFTKIKNFGASASVLSYAHFQAFKFPDSMEVHFQCTIQICRYHCPEQCSSETNLQDVHHLQVGPESQYGPPPPQLHVDAYHVASAIGKRRDERRVQRRARAVAEPQVGLNRIIKVVSSGDLTFAIDEQGGNATNASGSGSTAQTMVFPVREEGLICMTTPGFAITLIVLLGILVTSCLTSAILYVRLRPFSSFTAKERAVAFTNPQLAAAAVAGALPVLQLASPADVQGTLSKKRALS from the exons atgcaACACACTAATCCAAaagagcagcagctgcagctgcggcaCAAACAACAGCGCTGCAGACAACATCCGCGGCAAGGTGGCAAAGAAATCGGTGCTAAGAAGATTTGGCTGCCGCTTATCATTTTCCTTTCACTGCAG GTTGCTCTGGTCTTGGCGGACGACGTTGAGGTGGTGAAGGCCATTGCTGGCGGACCCGACGACGACCTGGCCCTCGCCCTATCCGAGCACGAGAACGAGCTCGACCAGATGGCCCAGGAGtcggagcaggagcagcagcagcagcagcagcaggctcAGCAGCAGATCCAAATGCAggtccagcagcagcagcagcagcaccaacagcagcagcagcagcagccacctcCACAGTCGGTGCTGGTGCCCAAGGTGCAGGTGCACTACCAGCACAACATGCCCCCGTCCCCGCCCCAGTTGGGTCTCACACTGCGCA GCAACCACCAGAACATTCCTCTAAGTTTTGGCCAACCCTTTGGACCTCCGCCGCCGCCTGGAGCCCAGTTCTACAAGGGACCACCCCCACCGCCCCAGCGCCAgtcccaacagcagcagcagcagcaacagcaacagcaacagcaacagcagatgCCCCAGCAGGTACAGGTGCAGCAGGTGCAGGTGCCCGACCTGAGTGTGGGTGCCTCCAGCAACAACGAAATCTGGGCCTCGCCCGTGCAGGATATGCCCAAGATCGTGTCGCTGGACGTGAAGTGCGAGAAGAACGGCATGAAGGTGTTTGTCCAGTTCGACAAGCCCTTCAACGGGATCGTGTTCTCCAAGGGCCACTACAGCAATATGAACTGCGTGCATCTGCCGTCCGGATTGGGCCGGACCTCTGCCAGCTTTGACATCGGGCTGCATGAGTGCGGCACCGCCGGGAACACGGACAACTACAGCCAGGGCTACGGACACGACCAGAGTGTTTCTGGGGCGGGGACGGGGGCCGGCACTTACTTCGAGAATATCATTGTAATCCAGTACGATCCGCAAGTGCAGGAGGTGTGGGACCAGGCCCGGAAGCTGCGCTGCACGTGGCACGATCAGTACGAGAAGAGCGTCACTTTCCGGCCCTTCCCCGTCGACATGCTGGACGTGGTCCGAGCGGACTTTGCGGGCGACAACGTCGGCTGCTGGATGCAGATCCAGGTGGGCAAGGGCCCCTGGGCCTCCGAGGTGTCCGGGCTGGTAAAGATAGGGCAGACCATGACCATGGTGCTGGCTATCAAGGACGATGACTCCAAGTTTGACATGCTGGTGCGCAACTGTGTCGCCCACGACGGCAAGAGGGCTCCCATCCAGCTGGTAGATCAACGGGGCTGCGTGACCAGGCCCAAGCTCATGTCCCGCTTCACCAAGATCAAGAACTTCGGGGCCTCTGCCTCGGTGCTGTCTTACGCCCACTTCCAGGCCTTCAAGTTCCCCGACTCCATGGAGGTGCACTTCCAGTGCACAATTCAGATCTGCCGCTACCACTGCCCCGAGCAGTGCTCCTCCGAGACGAACCTCCAGGATGTCCATCACCTACAGGTGGGCCCGGAGTCCCAGTATGGACCACCACCCCCGCAGCTGCATGTGGATGCCTACCACGTGGCGAGTGCCATTGGCAAGAGGCGCGATGAGCGCAGGGTTCAGCGTCGGGCCCGAGCCGTGGCCGAGCCCCAGGTGGGTCTGAACCGCATCATCAAGGTGGTTTCCTCCGGGGATCTGACCTTTGCCATTGACGAACAGGGCGGCAACGCCACCAACGCTTCCGGATCTGGTTCGACTGCGCAGACAATGGTATTCCCCGTGCGAGAGGAGGGCCTGATCTGCATGACCACGCCGGGCTTCGCCATCACGCTGATCGTGCTGCTAGGCATCCTGGTCACCTCCTGTCTCACGTCTGCCATCCTGTACGTCCGCCTGCGCCCCTTCTCCTCATTTACCGCCAAGGAGCGGGCCGTTGCCTTCACGAATCCCCAACTGGCTGCGGCCGCCGTAGCCGGCGCGCTGCCCGTCCTCCAGCTGGCGTCGCCGGCGGATGTTCAAGGCACTCTCTCCAAGAAGCGGGCGCTGTCATGA
- the LOC108164933 gene encoding putative transporter svop-1 isoform X1: MEIRRKVFDSRKAGGGSSLGRHTSSSGAEVSFSFGFEAFPAIVPIELRSEKAESLFKLQLKSPPIMQIAIGGGGGLEKPEKQAEKPKPHSFEEAITMTGVGRFHYKLLLICGLCFMSVMVEIMGVSLIMNQMKCDLQPTLNQQGILASAGFLGVVLSSHGMGFLADTWGRVTTLRYALFLAAVCSIVSGFSVNIWMLIVFRFLTGFFISGGQACVFSLCGEFHGSGSRVRHVTLLSGFLCLSMIFAPAMAIGILPVRIETIVLGMRFSSWRVLLIANVSISLLALVGLSTLPETPKYMLVQGQGEAALETLKIMFTQNTRKPCSEYPVREIALESGGASLSDVHGLGDAVRLVWRQTVPLFYRSRVVHTLNICTIQFLIYGMAQGIFMWFPTILDELGSRGGQATLLCQVLEEFDAQDTQEGGDAAQACAVEVDTNTYQVMIIIGASFTGIYLVFAYIIDYTGKKNLLMGWMALTMICLVGLHYVEQFALVVIGLTVVMAIGNCGGLVSTIAMEFYPTNINAMGMCFIMMVGRLGAVVGSNVLGRLLFSSCDTVFWALLGLVIFLCSLGYFLPEKPRPKRVTTPTPSATATAIVTATTTPILAISSK; the protein is encoded by the exons ATGGAGATCAGGCGGAAGGTCTTTGACTCGAGGAAGGCAGGTGGCGGCTCTTCCTTGGGCAGGCACACATCGTCCTCTGGTGCGGAGGTCTCCTTCTCCTTTGGGTTCGAGGCTTTCCCGGCCATCGTTCCTATCGAACTGAGAAGTGAAAAAGCGGAATCTTTATTTAAACTGCAGTTAAAGTCGCCTCCAATTATGCAAATAG CCattggaggtggaggtggccTGGAGAAGCCCGAGAAGCAGGCAGAGAAGCCCAAGCCACACAGCTTCGAGGAGGCTATCACGATGACGGGAGTCGGGCGCTTCCACTACAAGCTGCTGCTCATCTGCGGCCTCTGCTTCATGTCCGTGATGGTGGAGATCATGGGCGTCAGTCTGATCATGAACCAGATGAAGTGCGACCTCCAGCCTACGCTCAACCAACAGGGAATCTTGGCCTCGGCGGGATTTCTGGGCGTGGTGCTTAGCTCACATGGCATGGGCTTCCTCGCGGACACCTGGGGCAGGGTGACCACACTCCGGTATGCCCTCTTTCTCGCCGCCGTTTGCTCGATTGTGTCGGGCTTCTCAGTGAACATTTGGATGCTGATCGTCTTCCGATTCCTCACGGGCTTCTTCATCTCCGGAGGTCAGGCCTGTGTCTTCAGCCTATGCGGGGAGTTCCATGGCAGCGGTTCGAGGGTGCGGCATGTGACCCTGCTCTCGGGCTTTCTCTGTTTATCCATGATCTTTGCACCAG CCATGGCCATCGGCATTCTCCCTGTTCGTATCGAAACCATTGTCCTGGGCATGCGCTTCTCCTCGTGGCGCGTGCTGCTCATCGCCAACGTTTCCATCTCGCTGCTTGCCCTCGTGGGCCTCTCCACCTTGCCTGAGACGCCCAAGTACATGCTGGTTCAGGGCCAGGGCGAGGCAGCCTTGGAAACCCTGAAAATCATGTTCACCCAGAACACACGCAAGCCCTGCTCCGAGTACCCTGTCCGGGAGATTGCACTGGAGAGCGGCGGGGCCAGTCTGTCGGATGTCCACGGACTGGGCGACGCCGTGCGACTCGTGTGGCGCCAGACAGTGCCGCTCTTCTATCGTTCCAGGGTGGTGCACACACTGAACATCTGCACGATCCAGTTCCTCATCTACGGCATGGCGCAGGGCATCTTCATGTGGTTCCCCACTATTCTTGATGAGCTGGGATCGCGGGGCGGACAGGCAACGCTGCTCTGCCAAGTGCTGGAGGAGTTCGATGCGCAGGATACGCAGGAAGGCGGGGATGCTGCACAGGCCTGTGCCGTGGAGGTCGACACAAATACATACCAGGTGATGATCATCATTGGGGCCTCGTTCACAGGGATCTATCTGGTATTCGCCTACATCATCGATTATACGGGGAAGAAGAACCTATTAA TGGGGTGGATGGCTCTGACGATGATCTGCCTGGTGGGCCTGCACTATGTGGAGCAGTTCGCTCTTGTGGTAATCGGCCTGACCGTGGTCATGGCCATCGGGAACTGCGGCGGTCTGGTGAGCACCATCGCCATGGAGTTCTATCCCACGAACATCAACGCCATGGGCATGTGCTTTATCATGATGGTGGGTCGCCTCGGGGCGGTGGTTGGCAGCAATGTGTTGGGTCGTCTGCTCTTCTCCAGCTGCGACACCGTGTTCTGGGCTCTGCTCGGCCTAGTCATCTTCCTCTGCAGCCTGGGCTACTTCCTGCCCGAGAAGCCGCGTCCCAAGAGAGTGACGACGCCGACGCCCtcagcaacggcaacggccatAGTGACGGCCACAACGACACCGATCTTGGCAATTAGCTCTAAGTAG